A genome region from Columba livia isolate bColLiv1 breed racing homer chromosome 2, bColLiv1.pat.W.v2, whole genome shotgun sequence includes the following:
- the FAM237B gene encoding protein FAM237B, with amino-acid sequence MEFVWKRRWYLQLGCILILNLVYANLDYQKETPPSLGQIDHQCWEVSSHGLVEMKKLKVADTVIALWDFMMFLKESPKPKHNELFNDLAQNFWDMYVDCVLSRSHGMGRRQLMSPKYSSTYSHRTLEGSAFTNPF; translated from the exons ATGGAATTTGTATGGAAAAGAAGGTGGTATCTACAGCTGGGCTGTATATTGATACTGAATTTGGTTTATGCCAATCTAGACTATCAAAAAGAAACTCCTCCAAGCCTGGGTCAGATTGACCATCAGTGCTGGGAGGTGTCATCCCATGGGCTGGTGGAAATGAAGAAACTCAAGGTAGCAGATACAGTCATTGCTCTCTGGGACTTCATGATGTTCCTAAAGGAATCCCCTAAGCCCAAGCACAATGAACTCTTCAATGATTTAGCCCAGAACTTCTGGGATATGTATGTAGACTGTGTGCTCTCAAGATCCCACGGGATGGGCAGAAGACAATTAATGTCTCCCAAATATTCTTCCACATACTCACATAGAACTTTAGAAG GGTCTGCTTTCACCAACCCATTTTAG